From the Daucus carota subsp. sativus chromosome 8, DH1 v3.0, whole genome shotgun sequence genome, one window contains:
- the LOC135148357 gene encoding ABC transporter F family member 1-like has protein sequence MVSDASKKKVAQKKAAAAAKRGGKAAAATKIASSSSTDNLSNGMDALQISDRTCTGVLCSHPLSRDIRIESLSLTFHGHDLIVDSELELNYGRRYGLLGLNGCGKSTLLTSIGRRELPIPEHMDIFHLTREIEASDMSSLQAVLNCDEEKLKLEKEAEALAAQDDGGGEALERIYERLDAMDAATAEKRAAEILFGLGFTKEMQAKKTRDFSGGWRMRIALARALFMNPTLLLLDEPTNHLDLEACVWLEEMLKKFDRILVVVSHSQDFLNGVCTNIIHMQNKQLKMYTGNFDQYVQTRSDHEENQMKQYKWEQDQIANMKEYIARFGHGSAKLARQAQSKEKTLAKMERGGLTQKVSRDQVLVFRFVDVGKLPPPVLQFVEVSFGYTPDNLIYKNIDFGVDLDSRIALVGPNGAGKSTLLKLMTGDLVPNEGMVRRHNHLRIAQYHQHLTEKLDLELSALVFMIREFPGNEEEKMRSAIGRFGLTGKAQVMPMKNLSDGQKSRVIFAWLAWRQPQMLLLDEPTNHLDIETIDSLAEALNEWDGGLVLVSHDFRLINQVAREIWVCEDQAVTPWAGDIMGFKAHLKKKAGL, from the exons ATGGTGTCTGATGCGAGTAAGAAGAAGGTAGCTCAGAAAAAGGCAGCTGCAGCTGCAAAAAGGGGTGGAAAAGCGGCTGCTGCAACTAAGATTGCCAGCAGTAGTAGTACGGATAATCTGAGCAATGGAATGGATGCTCTTCAGATTTCGGACCGGACTTGTACTGGTGTGCTTTGTTCACATCCGTTGTCTCGAGATATTCGT ATAGAGTCCCTGTCCCTAACCTTTCATGGGCATGATCTTATTGTTGATTCCGAGCTGGAACTTAATTATGGCAG ACGTTACGGTTTGCTCGGGTTGAATGGCTGTGGCAAATCAACTCTTCTTACATCCATAGGGCGTCGAGAACTTCCAATTCCTGAACACATGGATATATTTCATCTCACAAGGGAGATTGAAGCTTCTGATATGTCTTCACTTCAGGCTGTGTTAAATTGTGACGAGGAGAAGTTAAAATTAGAGAAAGAAGCTGAAGCCCTGGCTGCCCAG GATGATGGTGGAGGAGAAGCTCTTGAGCGCATATACGAGCGCTTGGATGCAATGGATGCCGCAACTGCTGAAAAACGTGCTGCTGAAATTTTGTTTGGTCTTGGTTTTACCAAAGAGATGCAAGCAAAGAAAACCCGGGACTTCTCCGGTGGATGGCGTATGAGGATTGCTTTAGCACGTGCCCTGTTCATGAACCCAACTCTTTTGTTGCTTGATGAACCCACTAATCATCTTG ATTTAGAAGCTTGTGTCTGGCTGGAGGAgatgctcaagaaatttgatCGAATTTTGGTTGTGGTTTCTCACTCCCAGGACTTCCTGAATGGTGTCTGTACAAACATCATACACATGCAGAACAAACAGTTGAAAATGTATACTGGAAACTTTGACCAATATGTTCAAACCCGTTCAGATCATGAGGAGAACCAGATGAAGCAGTACAAGTGGGAGCAAGATCAGATTGCTAATATGAAGGAGTATATTGCTAGATTTGGACATGGGTCAGCCAAATTAGCTCGCCAGGCACAGAGCAAGGAGAAAACTTTGGCAAAGATGGAACGTGGTGGGCTCACACAAAAAGTGTCTAGGGATCAGGTTCTGGTGTTTAGATTTGTTGATGTAGGAAAACTCCCGCCACCAGTTTTACAGTTTGTTGAAGTTTCATTTGGCTACACCCCAGATAACCTCATCTACAAGAACATTGACTTTGGGGTGGACCTTGACTCAAGGATAGCTTTGGTTGGGCCCAATGGTGCTGGGAAGAGTACACTCCTAAAGCTGATGACAGGTGATTTGGTTCCGAATGAGGGCATGGTACGTCGACACAATCACTTGCGCATAGCACAATATCACCAGCACTTGACTGAGAAACTTGACTTGGAGCTGTCGGCTCTTGTTTTTATGATAAGAGAGTTCCCAGGTAATGAGGAAGAGAAGATGAGGTCAGCAATCGGGAGGTTTGGACTAACAGGTAAAGCTCAGGTGATGCCAATGAAAAACTTGTCAGATGGACAAAAGAGTCGTGTGATTTTTGCATGGTTGGCATGGAGACAGCCCCAGATGTTGCTGCTGGATGAGCCAACTAATCATTTGGATATCGAGACTATAGACTCGCTTGCTGAGGCTTTGAACGAGTGGGACGGTGGCTTGGTTCTTGTTAGCCATGATTTCAGGCTCATAAACCAGGTGGCTCGTGAAATTTGGGTGTGTGAAGATCAAGCTGTGACCCCATGGGCGGGTGATATCATGGGATTTAAGGCGCACTTGAAGAAGAAAGCTGGCCTATAA